A region of Frederiksenia canicola DNA encodes the following proteins:
- the rapA gene encoding RNA polymerase-associated protein RapA has protein sequence MSFVVGQRWISESENNLGLGIVTAVDNRTVTIDFPASEEQRVYAVAVAPLTRVQFQKGDQVTSVDGWQFEIDDVVENQGVAIYLGKRADTQEQGVLPEMLLDHKVSFSKPQDRLFSAQIDRSDRFALRYRALQHQQAQFQSALRGLRGIRASVIPHQLHIAKEVGQRLAPRVLLADEVGLGKTIEAGMILQQQLFSGRVDRVLVLVPESLQHQWLVEMLRRFSLNFSLFDEERAADFTKKDENDNDVSENPFDSESLVICSIDWLAKSPARAKQVLESQWDMLIVDEAHHLEWNEQTPSVAYQFVEQLAKQIPAILLLTATPEQLGQESHFARLALLDSDRFYDYQAFVAEQKQYQPVADAVATLLNDKPLSHAEQNSISELLAEEDVEPMFRIINSADCSPEQRLEVRQELISELIDRHGTSRVLFRNTRQGVKGFPHRLFNQITLEMPKQYANALKVMGMMGGNKQEDLLYPERLFQRMNPNAAWYEFDPRIEWLITFLKNHRDEKILVICKHSDTAIQLEQVLREKEGIRSAVFHEKMSIVERDKAAAYFAQQEEGAQVLISSSIGSEGRNFQFARHLVLFNLPDNPDLLEQSIGRLDRIGQKFDIQIYVPCFENSAQMVLAEWYHNGLNAFEETCPMGATLFHEFGETLARYLQNPSQNPPLAEFIEQTHKRQQQLKLELEKGRDRLLELNSNGGEQAQQLAQQIAEQDNNPQLVNFALKLFDVIGLEQEDLGEKSIVISPTGHMLVPDFPGISEDGSTVTFDRELALVREDVQFLTWDHPMIRNGIDLITSGDIGKTAISLLINKNLPAGTILLEAIYVVEAQAPKGLQLTRFLPPTPVRLLLDAKGNDLAAQVSFAGLEKQLKPVNKQMANKIAKMARAEIEKLIAAAEAKIAPQAEALIAAAKQNADHTLSAELHRLTSLQAVNKNIRADEVAALERLKTESLEHLNQATWRLDSLRVIISNQA, from the coding sequence ATGAGCTTTGTAGTCGGTCAGCGTTGGATTAGCGAATCAGAAAATAATTTAGGATTAGGCATTGTCACCGCGGTAGATAATCGCACCGTCACTATTGATTTCCCTGCGTCCGAAGAGCAGCGGGTGTATGCCGTGGCGGTAGCTCCGCTCACGAGAGTGCAGTTTCAAAAAGGCGATCAGGTCACGAGCGTGGACGGCTGGCAGTTTGAAATTGATGATGTAGTGGAAAATCAAGGGGTGGCGATTTATCTCGGTAAGCGTGCCGATACCCAAGAACAAGGCGTACTGCCAGAAATGTTGCTCGATCACAAAGTCAGTTTCAGCAAACCGCAAGACCGTTTGTTCTCTGCCCAAATCGACCGTAGCGACCGCTTTGCTTTGCGTTATCGGGCACTGCAACACCAGCAGGCTCAATTTCAATCGGCATTACGTGGGCTGCGGGGTATTCGGGCTAGCGTGATTCCACACCAGTTACACATTGCCAAAGAAGTGGGGCAACGCCTTGCTCCACGAGTATTGCTCGCCGATGAAGTTGGTTTGGGTAAAACCATTGAAGCGGGAATGATTTTACAACAACAGCTCTTTTCAGGGCGTGTCGATCGGGTTTTGGTGCTTGTACCAGAAAGTTTGCAACATCAATGGCTGGTGGAAATGCTCCGCCGTTTCAGCCTGAATTTCTCGTTGTTTGATGAAGAACGTGCTGCCGATTTCACTAAAAAAGACGAAAATGACAACGATGTCAGCGAAAATCCGTTTGATAGCGAAAGTTTAGTGATCTGCTCGATAGATTGGCTCGCGAAAAGCCCTGCTCGAGCGAAACAAGTGCTTGAAAGTCAATGGGATATGTTGATCGTCGATGAAGCTCATCATCTTGAATGGAACGAACAAACACCAAGTGTTGCCTATCAATTTGTCGAACAGTTAGCCAAGCAAATTCCTGCCATTTTGCTATTGACGGCAACTCCTGAACAGCTTGGGCAAGAGAGCCATTTTGCTCGCCTTGCCTTGTTGGACTCCGACCGTTTCTATGATTACCAAGCCTTTGTCGCTGAGCAGAAACAGTATCAGCCCGTTGCCGATGCGGTGGCGACCTTGCTCAACGACAAACCACTCAGCCATGCCGAGCAGAACAGCATTAGCGAGCTATTAGCGGAAGAAGATGTGGAGCCAATGTTCCGCATCATCAATTCTGCCGACTGTTCGCCAGAACAACGCCTTGAAGTCCGTCAAGAGCTGATTAGCGAGTTGATCGACCGTCACGGTACCAGCCGTGTGCTGTTCCGCAACACTCGTCAAGGAGTGAAAGGCTTCCCGCACAGACTTTTCAACCAAATCACGTTGGAAATGCCGAAGCAGTACGCTAACGCCTTGAAAGTAATGGGCATGATGGGCGGCAACAAGCAGGAAGATTTACTCTACCCTGAACGCCTATTCCAACGAATGAATCCAAATGCAGCGTGGTATGAATTCGATCCTCGCATTGAATGGCTGATCACCTTCTTGAAAAATCATCGTGATGAAAAAATTTTGGTGATTTGTAAACATTCCGACACCGCTATTCAGCTCGAACAAGTGCTGCGGGAAAAAGAAGGCATTCGCTCGGCAGTGTTCCACGAAAAAATGTCGATTGTCGAACGAGACAAAGCCGCTGCCTATTTCGCTCAACAGGAAGAAGGGGCACAGGTGCTGATCAGTTCAAGCATCGGTTCAGAAGGACGTAACTTCCAGTTCGCTCGCCACTTGGTGCTGTTCAACTTGCCTGATAACCCTGATTTATTGGAGCAAAGTATCGGGCGGCTTGACCGCATCGGGCAGAAATTTGATATTCAAATTTATGTGCCTTGCTTTGAAAATTCCGCCCAAATGGTGCTTGCCGAGTGGTATCACAACGGCTTGAATGCCTTTGAAGAAACTTGCCCAATGGGGGCGACCTTGTTCCATGAATTTGGTGAAACATTGGCACGCTATTTGCAAAATCCAAGCCAAAACCCACCGCTTGCAGAGTTCATCGAGCAAACTCACAAACGCCAACAGCAACTCAAATTAGAGTTGGAAAAAGGGCGAGATCGCTTGCTGGAACTCAATTCTAACGGCGGCGAACAGGCTCAACAGTTGGCACAGCAAATTGCCGAGCAGGACAACAATCCGCAGTTGGTCAATTTCGCCCTGAAACTGTTTGATGTAATCGGCTTGGAGCAGGAGGATCTCGGCGAGAAAAGCATTGTGATCAGCCCAACGGGGCATATGTTAGTGCCTGATTTCCCAGGAATTTCGGAAGATGGCAGCACGGTGACGTTTGATCGTGAATTGGCACTAGTGCGTGAAGATGTACAGTTTTTAACCTGGGATCACCCGATGATCCGCAACGGTATCGACCTGATCACTTCGGGCGACATTGGCAAAACTGCCATTTCACTGCTAATTAACAAAAACTTACCTGCTGGCACGATTCTGCTTGAAGCGATTTATGTGGTCGAAGCCCAAGCGCCGAAAGGCTTACAACTCACCCGTTTCCTGCCGCCAACGCCCGTACGTTTACTGCTTGATGCCAAAGGCAACGATCTTGCTGCTCAAGTATCGTTCGCAGGTTTGGAAAAACAGCTCAAACCGGTGAACAAACAGATGGCGAACAAAATCGCCAAAATGGCAAGAGCGGAAATTGAGAAATTGATTGCTGCCGCCGAAGCGAAAATCGCACCGCAAGCGGAAGCCTTAATTGCTGCGGCGAAACAGAATGCCGATCACACGTTATCGGCAGAGTTGCACCGCTTGACTTCGCTCCAAGCGGTCAATAAAAATATCCGAGCCGATGAAGTCGCTGCGTTAGAACGATTGAAAACGGAATCTCTTGAACATCTCAACCAAGCCACTTGGCGATTAGATAGCTTGCGGGTGATTATCAGCAATCAGGCGTAA
- a CDS encoding pentapeptide repeat-containing protein — protein sequence MQKIGGKANLISAHLERADLSSANLERANLISAHLEEADLREAHLEGSDLSSTHLKGAIVYYNNTRSEEIKAQGGIVLYLKENPDCRLHKLKAKRNKKAFECELYDSIDLIKTQQANPDWEISIEEIE from the coding sequence TTGCAAAAAATTGGCGGGAAAGCTAATTTAATTTCAGCTCATTTAGAAAGAGCTGATTTAAGTTCGGCTAATTTAGAAAGAGCTAATTTAATTTCAGCTCATTTAGAAGAAGCTGATTTAAGAGAGGCTCATTTAGAAGGATCTGATTTAAGTTCAACTCACTTAAAAGGTGCAATAGTTTATTACAATAATACTCGGTCAGAAGAGATAAAAGCACAAGGCGGAATTGTCTTATATCTAAAAGAGAATCCAGATTGTCGACTCCATAAATTGAAAGCAAAAAGAAATAAGAAAGCTTTTGAGTGTGAATTGTATGATTCGATTGATTTAATCAAAACCCAACAAGCAAACCCCGATTGGGAAATCTCCATAGAAGAAATAGAATAA
- a CDS encoding tellurite resistance TerB family protein: protein MNFSKLLSTMLDTAKQSAGNMRKPSESTADTITKVGGGAALAGILSMVLGRSGGASLAKMGSLAALGSIAYQAYQTYQKNQATVAEITPNEFEATTHSEEEKASVILRTMIAAALSDGVLDESERAAIEREAGDNAELHQWLAAEVEKPISIAEIARIVGSDVALASQVYLAARVVCQELSRKEIVFLSQLAEALKLDDALVEQLEKQAGF from the coding sequence ATGAATTTTAGTAAACTTTTATCAACGATGTTGGATACCGCAAAGCAGTCGGCAGGTAACATGAGAAAGCCAAGTGAAAGCACGGCGGATACCATTACCAAAGTCGGTGGCGGTGCAGCGTTAGCGGGCATTTTATCTATGGTGCTTGGACGTAGCGGCGGAGCGAGTCTAGCCAAAATGGGGTCGCTTGCGGCACTTGGTAGTATTGCGTATCAGGCGTACCAAACCTATCAAAAAAATCAGGCCACAGTCGCAGAGATAACACCGAATGAGTTTGAAGCTACAACACATTCAGAGGAAGAAAAAGCGTCTGTTATTTTACGCACAATGATTGCAGCAGCCCTTTCAGATGGAGTATTAGATGAAAGCGAAAGAGCGGCCATTGAACGTGAAGCCGGAGACAACGCAGAGTTACACCAATGGCTTGCGGCAGAAGTCGAAAAACCGATTTCGATTGCGGAAATCGCACGTATTGTAGGTAGTGATGTTGCATTAGCAAGCCAAGTCTATCTGGCTGCCCGTGTCGTTTGCCAAGAGCTTTCTCGCAAAGAGATTGTCTTTTTATCCCAACTCGCCGAAGCCTTAAAATTAGACGACGCCTTGGTTGAGCAATTAGAGAAACAAGCGGGGTTCTAA
- the rluA gene encoding bifunctional tRNA pseudouridine(32) synthase/23S rRNA pseudouridine(746) synthase RluA, with translation MALIEYHPPTEPWLDEVYRDNHILVINKPSGLLSVPGNRPEYQDSAMTRVQQKYGFTEPAHRLDMATSGILLFALSKAAEKELKRQFREREPKKHYQALLWGKLGEKVGETGTMNFPLICDWENRPRQKICYERGKQAVTFYEILAHYPNNTTRVKLTPHTGRSHQLRVHSLALGHPILGDKFYANPLARSLAPRLCLHAESLSITHPITGEPMTFSVPPAF, from the coding sequence ATGGCGTTAATTGAATACCATCCCCCAACAGAGCCTTGGCTAGACGAAGTCTATCGAGATAATCATATTTTAGTGATCAATAAACCAAGCGGTTTGCTGTCTGTTCCTGGCAATCGCCCTGAGTATCAAGACAGTGCAATGACTCGTGTTCAACAAAAATATGGTTTTACGGAGCCTGCTCACCGTTTGGATATGGCAACCAGTGGCATTTTGCTGTTTGCCTTAAGCAAAGCGGCAGAGAAAGAGCTAAAACGCCAATTCCGTGAGCGAGAGCCGAAAAAGCATTATCAAGCGTTACTGTGGGGCAAATTAGGTGAAAAGGTGGGTGAAACAGGAACCATGAATTTTCCGCTCATCTGTGATTGGGAAAATCGTCCACGCCAAAAAATTTGCTATGAACGGGGAAAACAAGCGGTCACCTTCTACGAAATTCTTGCACATTATCCCAATAACACCACAAGGGTGAAATTAACGCCACATACGGGGCGTTCACATCAATTGCGGGTACATAGTTTGGCATTGGGCCATCCGATTTTGGGCGATAAATTTTATGCCAATCCGTTAGCTCGAAGCCTTGCTCCACGGCTCTGTTTACATGCTGAATCGCTTTCTATTACTCATCCTATTACAGGTGAACCGATGACATTTAGCGTTCCGCCAGCGTTTTAG